In Natranaerovirga hydrolytica, a single window of DNA contains:
- a CDS encoding DUF1576 domain-containing protein, which produces MGGLIIKSTEAINQKDISYNMKYILCIIYALIYLVLGLTLDSPKNIFEGMLIILQEPSVLMTDYIEIAGRGAPFVNGGIVTLMAIGLLWVQKIDITGVAMATLSLLTGFSLFGKNILNVCIIILGVFIYSKIQRDKFNKYLYVALLGTCLGPVFSFLLFDTPYGLLGRILLSTTIGLLVGMILPSVATSLLKVHQGFVLYNVGFASGLIGTMLLAILKAYDIEVQSRAIWSEGNNLIMGWFLFFFFIITIVLGYIYNGRKVSNLKNIFAYAGKLMSDFVALEGFGITLINMGINGLLGLGYVLLIGGELSGPVIGGILTMYGFGAYGKHIKNMLPIFGGLLLGSIVNAWTLNEPGVIVATLFATGLAPIPGKFGWPYGIVAGFLTAIAASHIGMLHGGLNLYNVGFTTGIVAIFLIPIIEAFKKEDYYEA; this is translated from the coding sequence ATGGGAGGGCTAATTATAAAAAGTACAGAAGCAATTAATCAAAAAGATATTAGTTATAATATGAAATACATACTTTGTATTATATATGCATTAATTTATTTAGTATTAGGATTAACATTAGACAGTCCTAAAAATATTTTTGAAGGGATGTTAATCATACTTCAAGAACCAAGTGTACTCATGACGGACTACATTGAAATTGCTGGAAGGGGCGCCCCATTTGTTAATGGTGGCATTGTTACATTAATGGCAATAGGACTTTTATGGGTACAAAAAATAGATATAACAGGAGTTGCAATGGCAACTTTGAGCCTTTTAACAGGATTTTCTTTGTTTGGTAAAAACATATTAAATGTGTGTATCATTATTTTAGGTGTATTTATTTATTCAAAGATTCAACGTGATAAATTTAATAAATATTTATATGTAGCTTTATTAGGAACTTGTTTAGGTCCTGTATTTTCCTTTTTGCTATTTGATACGCCTTATGGCTTATTAGGTAGAATATTGTTAAGTACAACCATTGGTCTATTAGTAGGGATGATTTTGCCTTCAGTAGCAACGTCACTGTTAAAAGTACATCAAGGTTTTGTTTTGTACAATGTTGGTTTTGCATCGGGTCTAATTGGTACAATGTTATTGGCTATATTAAAGGCATATGATATTGAAGTTCAAAGTAGAGCCATATGGAGTGAAGGCAATAACCTGATTATGGGGTGGTTTTTATTTTTCTTTTTCATAATCACCATTGTTTTGGGGTACATATATAATGGTAGAAAAGTGAGCAATTTAAAAAATATTTTTGCTTACGCTGGAAAATTGATGTCTGATTTTGTAGCATTAGAAGGTTTTGGAATCACTTTAATTAATATGGGCATTAATGGTTTATTAGGTCTAGGGTATGTACTCTTAATAGGAGGTGAATTAAGTGGCCCAGTTATAGGTGGTATCCTTACGATGTATGGTTTTGGTGCATATGGTAAACATATAAAAAACATGTTGCCTATTTTTGGGGGATTACTATTAGGAAGTATTGTTAATGCTTGGACATTAAATGAGCCAGGAGTTATTGTGGCAACTTTGTTTGCTACAGGTTTAGCACCGATTCCAGGTAAATTTGGCTGGCCATATGGTATTGTTGCAGGCTTTTTAACTGCAATTGCTGCTTCTCATATTGGTATGTTACATGGGGGATTAAATTTATATAATGTAGGATTTACAACAGGGATTGTGGCTATCTTCTTAATACCAATTATTGAAGCATTTAAAAAGGAGGATTATTATGAAGCATAA
- a CDS encoding zinc-ribbon domain-containing protein, which produces MFIFGFGHRTLKKYGKIISPCLTCSKGQSNIDFIRVTIWFTLFFVPIIPISKKYLLICSHCKDVEEVDKKTFFDYLNNTIKKDSFGSENKNNQTVWYGKTETQINYLKEMERLKKERERIINEN; this is translated from the coding sequence ATGTTTATTTTTGGATTTGGTCATAGAACATTAAAAAAATATGGAAAAATAATTAGCCCATGTTTAACTTGTAGTAAAGGGCAATCAAACATAGATTTCATTAGAGTAACCATTTGGTTCACACTTTTTTTTGTGCCCATTATACCCATATCAAAAAAATACTTATTGATTTGTAGTCATTGTAAAGACGTTGAAGAAGTGGATAAGAAAACTTTTTTTGACTATCTCAATAATACTATAAAAAAAGATTCTTTTGGAAGTGAAAATAAAAATAATCAGACAGTATGGTACGGGAAGACAGAGACTCAAATTAATTATTTAAAAGAAATGGAACGATTAAAGAAAGAAAGAGAAAGAATAATCAATGAAAACTAA
- a CDS encoding MBL fold metallo-hydrolase: MMNQLNVKINYLYHSGFAIETQDYLLIFDYYKHDIETRKNISEGVISEGDLNTHKTVIVFSSHSHHDHFNPIILDWLSIRDDIHYVLSDDIQLDHPIKNTHFLSKYETLNLNNLFVKAYGSTDLGISFFIQVDGVHIFHAGDLNWWYWWRDTKSNIESAAQWFKDEVAKIDESIDIAFFPVDQRLEHNYSLGGQYFIEKIQPTYFIPMHFGDHYDTTDRFYNEVKASSTRIFKIHQRGQKIQL, translated from the coding sequence ATGATGAATCAATTGAATGTAAAAATAAACTATTTGTATCATAGTGGATTTGCTATAGAAACCCAAGACTACTTATTAATCTTTGATTATTATAAACATGATATAGAGACTCGTAAAAATATTTCTGAAGGAGTCATTAGTGAAGGGGATTTAAATACCCATAAAACAGTTATTGTATTTTCTTCTCATAGCCATCATGACCATTTTAATCCTATTATTTTAGATTGGCTATCTATTAGAGACGATATTCATTATGTATTGAGTGATGATATTCAGTTAGATCACCCTATTAAAAACACACACTTTTTATCCAAATATGAAACTTTAAATCTTAATAATCTTTTTGTTAAAGCTTATGGCTCAACGGATTTAGGAATTTCTTTTTTCATCCAAGTAGACGGTGTTCATATTTTTCACGCTGGAGATTTAAATTGGTGGTATTGGTGGAGAGATACTAAATCCAATATTGAATCTGCAGCACAGTGGTTTAAAGATGAGGTTGCAAAGATAGATGAATCCATAGATATTGCCTTTTTTCCTGTGGATCAACGACTTGAACACAATTATTCATTGGGTGGTCAGTACTTTATAGAAAAAATTCAACCCACCTATTTTATACCGATGCACTTTGGTGACCACTATGATACCACCGATCGCTTTTATAATGAAGTTAAAGCTTCAAGTACACGGATATTTAAAATTCACCAAAGGGGTCAAAAAATACAGTTATAA
- a CDS encoding VOC family protein, giving the protein MQFTFDHNNINVLDLEKSLAFYKEALGFEEVRRKEAEDGSFILVYLGDGVTSHTLELTWLRDWKEPYNLGDNEFHLAIRVDDFDGAYEHHKKMDCICFENKKMGIYFINDPDGYWVEILPPKK; this is encoded by the coding sequence ATGCAATTTACGTTTGATCACAATAATATTAATGTGTTAGATTTAGAAAAAAGTTTGGCTTTTTATAAAGAAGCTTTAGGATTTGAAGAAGTAAGAAGAAAAGAAGCAGAAGATGGTAGTTTTATATTAGTATATTTAGGAGATGGGGTAACCAGTCATACCTTGGAATTAACATGGTTAAGAGATTGGAAAGAACCATATAATTTAGGAGACAATGAATTTCATTTAGCCATCAGAGTAGACGATTTTGATGGGGCATATGAGCATCATAAAAAAATGGATTGCATCTGTTTTGAAAATAAAAAAATGGGTATCTATTTTATTAATGATCCAGATGGCTATTGGGTAGAAATACTGCCGCCAAAAAAATAA
- a CDS encoding nitroreductase family protein yields the protein MKIFDDSITAIIKKRKSVRTYDNKSISEKDLELIQGYINNEANITSPLGRKVKFSIMPVNNNKTEKGQKIGTYGFIKNPQGYIVGVIENNEEALVEFGYVFEKLILFLTQIGIGTCWLGGTFNRNTFIEEVLLEEKEIIPCITPIGYEKDKKRILDKTFRSIIKADNRKPWEELFFYDTFHTPLSQNAFEEMAMPLEMVRLSPSASNKQPYRVLISNDKKTFHFYLEKTPNYAGNKMGFDMQRIDMGIGMSHFELTCQEMKIEGRWVKKDPDVSLPNEHYRYVMSWVK from the coding sequence ATGAAGATTTTTGATGATTCTATAACAGCAATTATAAAAAAAAGAAAATCAGTTAGAACATACGATAACAAAAGTATATCAGAAAAAGACTTAGAATTAATTCAAGGGTATATTAATAATGAAGCCAATATCACAAGTCCCCTGGGTAGAAAAGTAAAATTTAGTATAATGCCTGTCAATAACAATAAAACTGAAAAAGGGCAGAAAATAGGAACGTATGGGTTTATAAAAAATCCACAAGGCTACATTGTAGGAGTAATAGAAAATAACGAAGAAGCATTAGTTGAATTTGGATATGTGTTTGAAAAGTTAATTCTTTTTTTAACCCAGATAGGGATAGGAACATGTTGGCTTGGTGGTACTTTTAATAGAAATACCTTTATAGAAGAAGTCCTTTTAGAAGAAAAAGAAATTATACCGTGTATCACACCAATAGGATATGAAAAAGATAAAAAAAGAATACTAGATAAAACCTTTAGAAGTATCATTAAAGCAGATAATAGAAAGCCTTGGGAAGAATTGTTTTTTTATGACACATTTCACACCCCATTATCTCAGAATGCATTTGAAGAAATGGCGATGCCTTTAGAAATGGTTAGGTTATCTCCTTCAGCATCTAATAAACAACCTTATAGAGTATTAATATCCAATGACAAAAAGACGTTTCACTTTTATTTAGAAAAAACACCTAATTATGCAGGGAATAAAATGGGTTTTGATATGCAACGTATTGATATGGGTATTGGAATGAGTCATTTTGAATTAACTTGCCAAGAAATGAAGATAGAAGGAAGATGGGTAAAAAAAGACCCAGATGTTTCATTGCCAAATGAGCATTACCGTTATGTGATGAGTTGGGTAAAATAA
- a CDS encoding aldo/keto reductase yields MNYRTLGKTGYKISEVSYGSWAIGGTWGDVDDKTSLLALETAIDQGINFFDTADVYGDGRSEKLLSKLSKSVKDKIYIATKAGRRLNPHNTEGYNKANLEAFIDRSLKNLDMDCIDLLQLHCPPTEVFYNEEVFSALDDFKKAGKIAHYGVSVEKVSEAIKSLDYDNVASIQIIYNMFRHKPHDELFQLTKEKNVGMICRVPLASGLLTGKMSSNTAFAKDDHRFFNRNGESFDKGETFSGVDYKLGLQAVEALKQIKPHNMTMAQFALKWILMNQDISCVIPGGKTKEQVQDNASSSDLPTLSKEIMSEVVSIYDQYIRESVHPLW; encoded by the coding sequence ATGAACTATAGAACATTAGGCAAAACAGGTTATAAGATCTCAGAAGTCTCTTATGGTTCTTGGGCCATAGGCGGTACTTGGGGAGATGTTGATGATAAAACAAGTCTGCTGGCTTTAGAAACAGCCATTGATCAAGGCATTAATTTTTTTGATACTGCAGATGTTTATGGTGATGGAAGAAGTGAAAAACTACTCTCAAAGTTATCAAAATCTGTAAAAGATAAAATATATATCGCAACAAAAGCAGGCAGAAGATTAAATCCTCATAATACTGAAGGTTATAATAAAGCAAATCTAGAAGCTTTTATAGATAGAAGTTTAAAGAATCTAGATATGGATTGTATTGATTTATTACAATTACATTGTCCACCAACTGAAGTTTTTTACAATGAAGAAGTCTTTTCTGCTTTAGATGACTTTAAAAAAGCTGGTAAAATTGCACATTATGGCGTAAGTGTTGAAAAAGTGTCTGAAGCCATCAAGTCTTTAGACTATGATAATGTGGCAAGCATTCAAATTATCTACAATATGTTTCGTCACAAACCTCATGATGAACTGTTCCAGTTAACAAAAGAAAAAAATGTTGGTATGATTTGTCGCGTACCATTAGCCAGTGGTTTATTAACGGGTAAAATGAGTTCAAATACTGCTTTTGCTAAAGATGATCATCGTTTCTTTAATCGAAATGGAGAATCCTTTGATAAAGGTGAAACTTTCTCTGGTGTAGATTATAAATTAGGTTTACAAGCTGTTGAAGCATTAAAGCAAATCAAACCACACAATATGACTATGGCTCAATTTGCTTTAAAATGGATTTTGATGAATCAAGACATTAGTTGTGTGATTCCTGGTGGAAAAACAAAGGAACAAGTACAAGATAATGCTTCTTCTTCTGACTTACCGACTTTATCTAAAGAAATTATGAGTGAAGTCGTTTCCATTTATGATCAATATATCCGCGAAAGTGTTCACCCTTTATGGTAA
- a CDS encoding NAD(P)-dependent oxidoreductase yields MAQLVMEESNRCLQCKKPLCKVGCPVDTPINEVIGLFEDGKVLEAGKMLFDNNPLSVICGLVCPHEEQCEGHCILNRKGNPIKFGTIENYISDYYLDNLDVADSIEKNGKKIAIIGSGPAGITIAILLAAKGYDITIFEAHDKIGGVLRYGIPEFRLPKSILDKIYDKLISMGIKIRPNTMIGPVITIDDLFRDDYKSVFIGTGTWRPNKLGLKGESLGHVHFAVDYLKNPSVYNLGEKLCIIGAGNVAMDVARTALRNGTRDVTVMYRKGEEEISASENEVKYAKMDGVKFEFYKSPVEITDEGILYENVEVVEDENGKRQFNTIKDKKELFEATAAIIAISQGPKTNIISTTKGITTGNKGLVSVDDTGRTTRDGVFASGDVVTGAKTVVEAVKHSKRVAKAIEEYVEALD; encoded by the coding sequence ATGGCTCAACTTGTTATGGAAGAATCCAATAGATGTTTGCAATGTAAAAAACCTTTATGTAAAGTAGGCTGTCCAGTTGATACACCTATTAATGAAGTTATTGGACTATTTGAAGATGGAAAAGTTTTAGAAGCAGGTAAAATGTTGTTTGACAACAATCCATTATCTGTTATTTGTGGATTGGTCTGTCCACATGAAGAACAATGTGAAGGGCATTGTATTTTAAATAGAAAAGGGAATCCAATAAAATTTGGTACGATAGAAAATTATATTTCAGATTATTATTTGGATAACTTAGATGTAGCGGATTCAATCGAAAAAAATGGTAAAAAAATTGCTATTATAGGTTCAGGACCAGCAGGTATTACAATAGCAATTTTATTAGCAGCAAAAGGATATGATATAACCATATTTGAAGCACATGACAAGATTGGTGGTGTGTTACGATATGGTATTCCAGAATTTAGATTACCAAAAAGCATACTGGACAAGATTTATGATAAATTAATCAGCATGGGTATAAAAATAAGACCCAACACTATGATTGGTCCTGTTATTACTATTGATGATTTGTTTAGAGACGATTACAAAAGCGTATTTATTGGAACAGGAACTTGGAGACCCAATAAATTGGGACTCAAGGGTGAAAGTCTAGGACATGTTCATTTTGCTGTTGATTATTTAAAGAACCCATCTGTATATAATTTAGGAGAAAAATTATGTATTATTGGTGCAGGTAATGTGGCTATGGACGTAGCACGAACAGCACTTAGAAATGGAACAAGAGATGTAACGGTAATGTATCGAAAAGGTGAAGAAGAAATTTCTGCTAGTGAAAATGAAGTGAAGTATGCAAAAATGGATGGGGTGAAATTTGAATTTTATAAGTCCCCAGTTGAGATAACAGATGAAGGCATTCTTTATGAGAATGTAGAAGTTGTAGAAGATGAAAACGGTAAAAGACAATTTAATACCATTAAAGATAAAAAAGAGCTATTTGAAGCAACAGCTGCTATTATTGCAATTAGTCAAGGACCAAAGACCAATATTATCTCTACTACTAAAGGGATTACAACAGGTAATAAAGGATTGGTTAGCGTAGATGATACGGGTCGAACAACTAGAGACGGTGTTTTTGCTTCCGGCGATGTTGTAACAGGTGCAAAAACAGTAGTAGAAGCTGTAAAACATTCTAAAAGAGTTGCAAAAGCAATTGAAGAATATGTTGAAGCCTTAGATTAA
- the nifH gene encoding nitrogenase iron protein produces MRQVAIYGKGGIGKSTTTQNLTAALAEAGKQIMIVGCDPKADSTRLILHGLAQKTVLDTLRDEGEDIELDEILKPGYGNIRCVESGGPEPGVGCAGRGIITSINLLEQLGGYTDDLDYVFYDVLGDVVCGGFAMPIREGKAEEIYIVASGEMMAMYAANNIAKGISKFANTGGTRLGGIICNSRKVDNEYEMLKAFAEELGSQLIHFVPRDNVVQRAEINKKTVIDWSPEDPQANEYRTLAKNIDDNEMLVIPKPMSTDRLEEILMEYGFLG; encoded by the coding sequence ATGAGACAGGTAGCGATTTATGGAAAAGGAGGAATTGGTAAATCCACAACAACTCAAAATTTAACAGCAGCGTTAGCAGAAGCAGGCAAACAAATAATGATAGTAGGTTGTGACCCAAAAGCCGATTCTACAAGATTAATATTACATGGTTTGGCACAAAAAACAGTTCTAGATACTTTAAGAGATGAAGGTGAAGATATAGAACTAGATGAAATTTTAAAACCAGGATATGGTAATATCCGATGTGTTGAATCAGGAGGTCCAGAACCAGGTGTTGGTTGTGCAGGAAGAGGAATTATCACTTCAATCAACTTATTAGAGCAACTGGGTGGTTATACCGATGATTTAGATTATGTTTTTTATGATGTATTAGGTGACGTTGTATGTGGTGGTTTTGCAATGCCCATACGTGAAGGAAAAGCAGAAGAAATATACATTGTTGCAAGTGGTGAAATGATGGCGATGTATGCAGCGAATAACATTGCAAAAGGTATTAGTAAATTTGCTAATACAGGTGGAACCAGATTAGGAGGTATCATTTGTAATAGTCGTAAAGTAGATAATGAATATGAAATGTTAAAAGCATTTGCTGAAGAATTAGGTAGCCAATTAATTCATTTTGTACCAAGAGATAATGTGGTTCAAAGAGCAGAAATTAACAAAAAAACAGTTATTGACTGGAGTCCAGAGGATCCTCAAGCTAACGAATACAGAACATTAGCAAAAAATATAGATGATAATGAAATGCTAGTGATTCCTAAACCAATGTCAACAGATAGATTAGAAGAAATTTTAATGGAGTATGGATTTTTAGGATAA
- a CDS encoding P-II family nitrogen regulator translates to MKMIKAIIRPEKVSEVLHDLAEADFPAVTKIDVFGRGKQRGVKVGNVHYDEIPKELLMLVVQDDYKDDVIQIISKTAKTGNGSFGDGKIFVSDVEEVYTISSGSNTL, encoded by the coding sequence ATGAAGATGATTAAGGCAATTATTAGGCCTGAAAAAGTTTCAGAAGTATTACACGACCTAGCAGAAGCTGATTTTCCAGCAGTTACAAAAATAGATGTATTTGGTAGAGGAAAGCAAAGAGGTGTAAAAGTGGGGAATGTACATTATGATGAAATCCCTAAAGAATTACTCATGTTAGTGGTTCAAGATGACTATAAAGATGATGTGATTCAAATTATATCCAAAACAGCTAAAACAGGAAATGGGTCATTTGGTGACGGCAAGATATTTGTTAGTGATGTAGAGGAAGTATACACCATTAGTTCTGGCTCAAATACACTTTAG
- a CDS encoding P-II family nitrogen regulator — protein sequence MKEVIAIIRMDKINDTKKALQEAGFPSMTCRRVSGRGKKKVDYALIQELIDGKPIGDPNTLESISESHRLISKRMIIVVVKDEEVKKLVDTIIEVNQTGNMGDGKIFVKNIEEVIRVRTDEIGIEAV from the coding sequence ATGAAAGAAGTTATTGCCATAATTAGAATGGATAAGATAAATGATACAAAAAAAGCTTTACAAGAAGCTGGCTTTCCATCAATGACCTGTCGTAGAGTAAGTGGTAGAGGTAAGAAAAAAGTGGATTACGCTTTAATTCAAGAGTTAATTGATGGCAAACCAATTGGAGATCCAAATACCCTTGAATCCATATCAGAATCTCATAGATTAATATCTAAAAGAATGATTATCGTTGTTGTAAAAGATGAAGAAGTGAAAAAATTAGTGGATACCATTATAGAAGTTAATCAAACAGGAAATATGGGAGATGGAAAAATATTTGTTAAAAATATTGAAGAAGTCATAAGGGTACGTACAGATGAAATCGGAATAGAAGCAGTTTAA
- the nifD gene encoding nitrogenase molybdenum-iron protein alpha chain → MKSQEFVDKVLEKYPAKVMKNRKKHIVVRDTNETQEISANTRAIPGIITNRGCCYAGCKGVVVGPIIDMVHIVHGPIGCSYYAWNTRRNKGKKREDGKNFLEYCFSTDMQESDIVFGGEKKLAKAIDEAVELFNPVAISISATCPVGLIGDDINQIAKLAQKRHGIPVLAFNCEGYKGVSQSAGHHIANNNLMRDVIGTNDNEVTGKYKINILGEYNIGGDEWEIARILSKVGYNVVTTMTGNSTYEEIARAHQADLNLVQCHRSINYIAEMIEIKYGSPWMKVNFIGIESMSTTLRHMAKYFGDEELMKRTEEVIEEETQAIEEEIASYKEKCEGKTAVLFVGGSRAHHYQGLLKEIGIDTIVAGYEFGHRDDYEGRDIIPDIKLDADTRNIEEITVEKDEQKYKLRIPEEKLEALKQELPINNYEGMIKEMGDGTVLIDDLNHFETEMIIKAFKPDFFGSGVKDKYMIQKMGVYSKQMHSYDYSGPYAGYKGALNFARDVTAGIHTPAWQYVMPPWKKEPILSGKLEEGAEKVC, encoded by the coding sequence ATGAAAAGTCAAGAGTTTGTTGATAAAGTATTAGAAAAGTATCCTGCTAAAGTAATGAAAAATAGAAAAAAACACATTGTTGTAAGAGACACTAATGAAACCCAAGAAATTTCAGCCAATACAAGAGCCATTCCAGGTATTATTACCAATAGAGGATGTTGTTATGCAGGATGTAAAGGGGTTGTTGTGGGTCCCATTATAGATATGGTGCATATTGTTCATGGACCTATTGGTTGTTCTTATTACGCATGGAATACAAGAAGAAATAAAGGGAAGAAAAGAGAAGATGGTAAAAACTTCTTAGAATATTGTTTCTCAACGGATATGCAAGAAAGTGATATTGTTTTTGGTGGTGAGAAAAAATTAGCAAAAGCAATAGATGAAGCAGTAGAATTATTTAACCCAGTTGCAATTTCTATCTCAGCAACTTGCCCAGTTGGTCTAATTGGTGATGATATAAACCAAATTGCAAAATTGGCTCAAAAACGACATGGTATACCTGTGTTAGCTTTTAACTGTGAAGGTTATAAAGGCGTTAGCCAATCGGCAGGCCACCATATTGCAAACAATAATTTAATGAGAGATGTCATTGGTACAAATGATAATGAAGTAACAGGAAAATACAAAATCAATATATTAGGTGAATATAATATTGGTGGTGACGAATGGGAAATCGCGAGAATATTATCTAAAGTAGGTTATAACGTTGTAACCACTATGACAGGTAATAGTACTTACGAAGAAATAGCCAGAGCACATCAAGCGGATTTAAACTTAGTCCAATGTCATCGATCCATTAATTACATCGCAGAGATGATAGAGATTAAGTATGGTTCACCTTGGATGAAAGTTAACTTTATTGGTATTGAATCAATGTCTACAACACTAAGACATATGGCGAAATACTTTGGTGATGAAGAATTGATGAAAAGAACAGAAGAAGTCATAGAAGAAGAAACACAAGCAATAGAAGAAGAAATTGCCAGCTACAAAGAAAAATGTGAAGGCAAAACAGCGGTATTGTTTGTCGGGGGTTCAAGAGCCCATCACTATCAAGGGTTATTAAAAGAAATTGGTATTGATACCATTGTAGCCGGTTATGAGTTTGGACATCGTGATGACTATGAAGGTAGAGATATTATACCAGACATTAAATTAGACGCTGATACAAGAAATATAGAAGAAATAACCGTTGAAAAAGACGAACAAAAATACAAATTAAGAATACCTGAAGAAAAATTAGAGGCTTTAAAGCAAGAACTGCCTATTAATAATTATGAAGGTATGATAAAAGAAATGGGGGATGGAACTGTTTTAATTGACGATTTAAACCATTTTGAAACTGAAATGATCATTAAAGCGTTCAAACCAGATTTCTTTGGTTCAGGTGTTAAAGATAAATATATGATACAAAAAATGGGTGTTTACTCAAAACAAATGCACTCATACGATTACTCTGGACCTTACGCAGGCTATAAAGGGGCTTTGAATTTTGCGAGAGATGTTACGGCAGGTATTCACACGCCAGCATGGCAATATGTTATGCCGCCTTGGAAAAAAGAGCCTATTCTAAGTGGGAAATTAGAGGAAGGAGCTGAGAAAGTATGTTAG
- the nifK gene encoding nitrogenase molybdenum-iron protein subunit beta — MLDYTTKEIKERSALVVNPAKTCQPIGAMYAALGINKCLPHSHGSQGCCSYHRMHLTRHYRDPIAASTSSFTEGACVFGGKSNLSKGLQTVFSVYNPDIVAVNTTCLSETIGDDLTEIIKSTDLPEDKVVIYANTPSYTGSHVTGFSNMTKAMVSSLAEKVLETPTTTVNVIPGYVEPSDMTEIKKMLKLLDMPSIMFPDTSGVVNAPNKGKYEMYPEGGVTIDELKATGDSVATVALGSFASEAAAFELEKKFDVEPYVLKTPIGIKATDEFLMTLLSLTGDVFIPEELEVERGQLLDVMIDVHHHYHGKKVAIFGDPDIIIALTEFVIDLGMIPKYVITGTPGKRFEREINEMFKAHGLEDECIVKAEEDLMTLHQLIKNEPVDILIGNTYGKYIARAEDIPLVRVGFPILDRVGHSYFPTVGYKGALRLIEKISTAILDKYDRICPEEDFELTM; from the coding sequence ATGTTAGATTATACAACCAAAGAAATCAAAGAAAGATCCGCATTAGTGGTTAATCCAGCAAAAACTTGCCAACCAATAGGCGCAATGTATGCTGCTTTAGGTATCAATAAATGTTTGCCTCACAGTCATGGCTCTCAAGGATGTTGTTCTTATCATAGAATGCACTTGACCAGACATTATAGAGATCCAATTGCTGCTTCTACCAGTTCTTTTACAGAAGGTGCTTGTGTATTTGGTGGGAAATCTAACTTATCTAAGGGATTACAAACTGTTTTTTCAGTGTATAATCCTGATATTGTAGCCGTTAACACAACGTGTTTATCAGAAACCATTGGCGATGATTTAACTGAAATCATTAAATCAACAGATTTGCCTGAAGATAAAGTGGTTATTTATGCTAACACGCCAAGTTATACCGGTTCACATGTAACAGGTTTTTCTAATATGACAAAAGCAATGGTCAGCAGTTTAGCAGAAAAGGTTTTAGAAACACCGACAACTACTGTTAATGTCATTCCAGGTTATGTAGAGCCTTCAGATATGACAGAAATTAAAAAAATGTTAAAGCTATTAGATATGCCTTCAATCATGTTTCCTGATACTAGTGGGGTTGTAAATGCACCGAATAAAGGGAAATATGAAATGTACCCTGAAGGAGGCGTAACAATAGATGAATTAAAAGCAACAGGTGATTCAGTTGCAACAGTGGCCTTAGGTAGTTTTGCTTCAGAGGCAGCAGCATTTGAATTAGAAAAGAAATTTGATGTTGAGCCTTATGTATTAAAAACACCTATTGGTATAAAAGCGACAGATGAATTTTTAATGACACTTTTGTCTCTAACTGGAGACGTCTTCATACCTGAAGAATTAGAAGTAGAAAGAGGTCAATTATTAGATGTAATGATTGATGTACACCATCATTATCACGGAAAAAAAGTTGCCATATTTGGAGATCCTGACATCATTATTGCCTTAACAGAATTTGTCATTGATCTAGGTATGATTCCAAAATACGTTATTACGGGAACACCTGGTAAGCGTTTTGAAAGAGAAATTAATGAAATGTTCAAAGCCCATGGATTAGAAGATGAATGTATTGTCAAAGCAGAAGAAGATTTAATGACGTTACATCAGCTTATTAAAAATGAACCAGTAGACATTTTGATTGGTAATACCTATGGCAAATACATTGCGAGAGCTGAAGATATACCTTTAGTAAGAGTTGGTTTTCCAATTCTAGATCGAGTGGGACACAGTTATTTCCCAACAGTAGGTTACAAAGGTGCATTAAGATTAATTGAAAAGATTAGTACAGCAATACTAGACAAATACGATAGAATTTGTCCAGAAGAAGATTTTGAATTAACGATGTAA